A genomic window from Candidatus Obscuribacter sp. includes:
- a CDS encoding FHA domain-containing protein, which produces MSDKTAFLVDLTNNKKLPITVPKCRVGRDRLNDIVLDGDQSIARFQFSISFNGEQYSIEDMDSKKDTFVDGQALLSPLVLKDGAVIKIGYSLFWFALEDSSSAEEQVRQKPQDKINIFQKLNQWLTGKKS; this is translated from the coding sequence ATGAGCGACAAAACCGCCTTTTTAGTTGACCTGACAAACAATAAAAAACTGCCCATCACTGTGCCCAAGTGCCGAGTAGGTCGCGACCGGCTCAATGACATCGTGCTCGATGGCGATCAATCCATAGCTAGGTTTCAGTTCAGTATTAGTTTTAATGGCGAACAGTACTCAATCGAAGACATGGACAGTAAAAAAGACACTTTTGTCGATGGTCAAGCTTTGCTCTCACCTCTGGTACTTAAAGATGGAGCAGTAATTAAAATAGGTTACTCACTGTTCTGGTTTGCATTAGAAGACTCGTCAAGTGCAGAGGAGCAAGTCAGACAAAAGCCTCAGGACAAAATTAATATCTTCCAGAAATTAAACCAGTGGCTGACTGGCAAAAAATCCTGA
- a CDS encoding sel1 repeat family protein, whose protein sequence is MDNCGKADLRAITSEALTLLKNDRSAAGVSRALALYRQAAEANYGPALYNLGSMYFNGIGVERDYNEALKWFYKAAEQGDIDAMFNIAYIADRGYLGSQDLALAFVWYQKAAQGGSARGQYDLAAMYHHGRGIDIDMASAIYWYQKAVEGGVPRAQINLDELNRQS, encoded by the coding sequence ATGGATAATTGTGGCAAAGCTGATCTCAGAGCCATAACAAGTGAAGCTCTAACCCTCCTTAAAAATGACCGCAGCGCTGCCGGCGTAAGTCGCGCGCTTGCTCTTTATCGTCAAGCCGCTGAGGCTAATTATGGACCGGCACTCTATAATCTTGGCTCGATGTACTTTAATGGTATAGGTGTCGAGCGAGATTATAACGAAGCTCTCAAGTGGTTTTATAAGGCTGCTGAACAAGGCGATATCGACGCCATGTTTAATATTGCCTATATTGCTGACCGGGGCTACCTGGGCTCGCAGGATCTGGCTTTAGCCTTTGTCTGGTATCAAAAGGCGGCTCAAGGAGGATCGGCTCGGGGGCAATACGATTTGGCCGCAATGTATCATCATGGTCGCGGCATCGATATCGATATGGCAAGTGCTATTTACTGGTACCAAAAAGCTGTTGAGGGTGGTGTGCCCAGGGCGCAAATCAATCTTGATGAGCTTAACAGGCAGTCATGA
- a CDS encoding 4Fe-4S binding protein codes for MLELFSYLVKQGVATQSPICPDLASGVRGLPKLTDVPCQSGCDACVSVCPTDAINVLNIDGGTVTLDLGACIGCGLCVDICPSGTIVNNPSTRTATRTREALILSNKNLPGQSESTATPVKSKANPFRRSVAARVVSTGCSACDMELGASGNPIFDIERFGITVVASPRFADALVVTGPVSKGMQSALLSCHEAMSAPKIVVALGTCAISGGVHKGGYAEANGVSALLPVSVFIPGCAPHPWSIIYGMLLAMDRAPVDKK; via the coding sequence ATGCTCGAACTCTTTAGCTATTTAGTTAAACAAGGTGTGGCCACCCAGTCGCCAATCTGCCCGGACCTGGCCAGTGGCGTACGAGGGCTACCAAAACTAACCGATGTGCCCTGTCAGTCCGGCTGCGATGCCTGCGTGTCGGTCTGCCCCACCGATGCCATCAACGTATTAAACATTGATGGTGGCACAGTCACTCTCGATCTCGGAGCTTGCATCGGTTGTGGTCTTTGTGTGGATATCTGTCCATCCGGCACTATCGTCAACAACCCATCGACGCGCACCGCCACTCGCACAAGAGAAGCCCTGATCCTATCAAATAAAAACCTGCCCGGTCAAAGCGAAAGCACTGCCACACCGGTCAAAAGTAAAGCCAACCCTTTTAGGCGCTCAGTAGCAGCCCGTGTGGTCTCCACTGGCTGCAGCGCCTGCGATATGGAGCTTGGAGCAAGCGGCAATCCTATTTTTGATATTGAGCGCTTTGGTATAACTGTTGTCGCCTCACCCCGTTTTGCCGACGCGCTGGTGGTCACTGGACCTGTCTCCAAAGGCATGCAGAGCGCTCTTTTAAGCTGCCATGAAGCAATGAGCGCGCCTAAAATTGTAGTGGCGCTGGGCACCTGCGCTATATCTGGCGGCGTACACAAAGGTGGCTATGCCGAAGCCAACGGTGTCTCTGCCCTTTTGCCGGTCTCTGTTTTTATCCCGGGCTGTGCGCCCCACCCCTGGAGCATTATCTACGGCATGCTACTGGCCATGGACCGCGCCCCGGTGGATAAAAAGTAG
- a CDS encoding NADH-quinone oxidoreductase subunit C has protein sequence MQVAKEQVALADLPHLLNDAIGKDGKERLGHFTSIDGSQLITLLLHPQKGTVRVLETALDSNSYPCLTNTFPQLHWFERLIFDMFGIVPSGHPRFKHLNLHDQYPENFYPLRKAPLPEGFKPPIGRAFKFLEVKGEGVYELPVGPIHAGIIEPGHFRFSCYGETIVNLEVRLGFVHRGVEKRLCEVPFAKAHFVAEAAASDTAAANALAHCEAIESVMGIEVSERARYLRTIALEIERLACHIIDVGGMGTDIGLLGISATMGRLRGRALGLGDLITGSRFLRGFILPGGVRPVAKESLAQFKGQIARLRHELKEPLQMFLDNQMGLERMRDIGVLPRSLCNDFGMVGVACRATGIEYDTRRHFAHGAYPELAPPAMTAKGGDILAREMVRIKEIWSSLDTLDRLIDNLPDGPDSIKIPDKLPPDQIGIGIVEAFRGELIHMIVTDSNGQITRYAIKDPSFNNWTAIAIAIRNNLIADFPLCNKSLALSYSGSDL, from the coding sequence ATGCAAGTCGCTAAAGAGCAAGTAGCCTTAGCAGATCTGCCCCATCTGCTCAATGACGCCATTGGCAAAGATGGCAAAGAGAGACTGGGGCATTTTACAAGTATAGATGGCAGTCAACTGATCACCTTACTCCTCCATCCACAAAAGGGGACGGTTAGAGTACTGGAGACTGCCTTAGATAGCAACAGCTATCCCTGCTTAACCAACACTTTTCCTCAGCTTCACTGGTTTGAGCGTCTCATCTTTGATATGTTTGGCATTGTGCCTTCAGGCCATCCCAGATTCAAACACCTCAATCTCCATGATCAATATCCCGAAAACTTCTACCCGCTGCGTAAAGCACCACTGCCAGAGGGATTTAAGCCACCGATAGGGCGGGCTTTTAAATTTTTGGAAGTAAAAGGCGAAGGCGTCTACGAGTTACCAGTCGGTCCTATACACGCTGGCATCATCGAACCTGGACATTTTAGATTTAGTTGTTATGGCGAGACTATTGTCAATCTAGAAGTGAGACTGGGCTTTGTCCACCGCGGTGTCGAAAAACGCCTATGTGAGGTACCTTTTGCCAAAGCGCACTTTGTGGCCGAAGCAGCAGCCTCCGATACAGCAGCAGCAAATGCTCTTGCTCACTGCGAAGCAATCGAATCGGTGATGGGCATCGAAGTCTCAGAACGAGCCCGCTACTTGCGCACCATAGCTCTCGAAATAGAACGTCTGGCCTGCCATATTATCGATGTCGGCGGCATGGGTACAGATATAGGTCTACTGGGTATCTCCGCCACCATGGGTCGCCTCCGCGGCCGCGCGCTGGGTCTTGGCGATTTAATTACTGGCTCGCGTTTTTTGCGCGGCTTTATCCTACCGGGCGGCGTACGTCCGGTGGCTAAAGAGAGTCTTGCTCAATTTAAAGGGCAGATTGCTAGACTGCGCCATGAGCTAAAAGAACCGCTACAGATGTTTTTAGACAATCAAATGGGTCTTGAGCGTATGCGCGATATTGGTGTGCTGCCGCGCTCGCTCTGTAATGATTTTGGCATGGTGGGAGTGGCTTGTCGTGCTACCGGTATTGAATACGATACGCGCCGACATTTTGCCCACGGTGCCTATCCAGAGCTGGCACCACCGGCGATGACTGCAAAAGGTGGCGACATACTCGCTCGCGAGATGGTACGCATCAAAGAAATCTGGTCCAGCCTCGATACTTTAGACCGCCTCATCGACAATCTACCCGACGGTCCAGACTCAATCAAAATACCAGACAAACTGCCGCCAGACCAAATTGGCATTGGTATAGTGGAAGCCTTTAGAGGCGAGCTTATCCATATGATAGTGACCGATAGTAACGGTCAAATCACTCGTTATGCTATCAAAGACCCCAGTTTTAATAACTGGACAGCTATAGCCATTGCTATTCGCAACAACCTTATCGCTGACTTCCCCCTGTGCAATAAGAGCCTGGCTCTCTCTTATAGCGGCTCCGATCTTTAA
- a CDS encoding NADH-quinone oxidoreductase subunit H, whose protein sequence is MIAIDSASMLKLGAFLVSITLMPPLTVGIIRKVKARFQNRIGAPIIQPILDIIKLMHKSETISKHVSWIFRSASAINISVLILLSFLIPWTTFHPLNIPGDLFFIIYLLALSRFFTVLAALDAGSAFGGFGASREVTLALLVEPAVILCLVSLGSTAGTSNLTEVFAFNNLALKTHTGLWFIAGCGLFLASLVELSRMPADDPTTHLELTMVHEAMILENSATNLALVEMTHFIKIVLLLGISSQCFLHAIPYMWRASDLTRGLLSVAGVFALATTIAVIESLSVKLRWTKLPEFIAYAVAMSIFCVLIALSRNMH, encoded by the coding sequence GTGATCGCCATAGACTCAGCCTCCATGCTTAAACTGGGAGCATTTCTAGTCTCAATCACTTTGATGCCACCACTGACTGTGGGCATTATTCGCAAAGTCAAAGCTAGATTTCAAAACCGCATCGGTGCCCCAATAATCCAGCCCATACTGGATATCATCAAACTGATGCACAAAAGTGAGACCATAAGCAAGCACGTCAGCTGGATTTTCCGTTCGGCTTCGGCAATCAATATCTCAGTTTTGATCTTATTGTCCTTCCTCATTCCCTGGACAACGTTTCATCCGCTCAATATACCTGGCGACCTCTTTTTTATTATTTACTTACTGGCATTAAGCCGCTTCTTTACAGTACTGGCTGCCCTTGACGCTGGCTCAGCTTTTGGCGGCTTTGGTGCCAGTAGAGAAGTAACACTGGCACTACTGGTGGAGCCTGCTGTAATACTCTGCCTGGTCTCACTGGGCTCTACCGCAGGCACAAGCAATCTCACCGAAGTCTTTGCCTTTAACAATCTGGCGCTCAAAACTCATACTGGTCTATGGTTTATTGCTGGCTGTGGCTTGTTTTTAGCCAGCCTGGTAGAGCTGTCACGGATGCCAGCGGACGACCCTACCACCCACCTGGAGCTGACCATGGTGCACGAAGCCATGATCCTGGAAAACTCAGCTACAAACCTGGCCCTTGTGGAGATGACTCATTTTATCAAGATTGTACTCTTGCTTGGTATTAGCAGTCAGTGTTTTTTGCATGCCATACCGTACATGTGGCGAGCCAGCGATCTCACGCGCGGACTCTTATCAGTGGCAGGCGTTTTTGCCCTGGCTACCACGATAGCTGTTATTGAGAGCTTGTCTGTCAAACTGCGCTGGACCAAACTGCCTGAATTTATCGCTTATGCAGTAGCCATGAGCATCTTTTGCGTCCTCATTGCGCTCTCGCGCAATATGCACTAG
- a CDS encoding SulP family inorganic anion transporter: MATGQFQAISGLQTAVAAEVPDAPQRSVPTDRLAGLRENWRHDIVSGFILFLIALPLSLGIAMASGMPPMSGIIAACIGGIVVSQISGSYVTINGPAAGLIVVILDGVQALGGGAQGYHNTLTAIVVAGLLLFVLGLFKAGELGKFFPSSVVHGMLASIGLIIILKQLPIMLGVVPPAKEPLALLAKLPFIIMSANPYVALIGVIGLLILIVHTRIKMPMIRRIPAPILVVLSACWLSSIFKFTEAHDYTFMGQVFSILPKKLLVQIPTDCASYLSFPDLTAFSMPRFFPVVLTIALVQGIETVLSCSAVDKLDPFKRKADLSRDLSAVGLGSAISGAIGGLPLIAEIVRSTANIANGARTRYSNFFHGLFILVFVLTSASMLNRIPLAALAALLVFTGYRLAAPRVFKETHEIGWEQTVLFVGTIVVTLATDLLIGVFTGVALKLFLHIIRGVKPIELFKSRVQIEKTGDKQVAVRIVGPAIFSNYMSIKKQLDSIEPGQKVTFELDRMSFVDHTVMEHFHDFQKDYKCTRGTVTFAGLELHKSTSQHSQSSRKLEKVS; this comes from the coding sequence ATGGCTACCGGCCAGTTCCAGGCAATATCTGGTTTGCAAACTGCTGTTGCTGCCGAGGTGCCGGACGCACCGCAGCGCTCGGTGCCCACAGATAGGCTAGCAGGCTTGCGCGAAAACTGGCGTCATGACATCGTCTCTGGTTTTATTCTTTTTCTTATAGCTCTGCCGCTCTCGCTTGGTATTGCCATGGCTAGCGGCATGCCGCCGATGTCCGGCATAATTGCCGCTTGCATTGGTGGTATTGTCGTTTCTCAGATTTCTGGCAGTTATGTCACTATCAATGGTCCAGCTGCCGGACTGATTGTTGTCATACTGGACGGAGTACAGGCTCTCGGTGGGGGCGCGCAGGGTTACCACAATACTCTCACTGCCATTGTTGTTGCTGGACTTTTACTATTTGTCCTTGGCCTCTTTAAAGCTGGTGAGCTTGGTAAGTTTTTCCCGTCGTCAGTGGTGCACGGCATGCTGGCGTCGATTGGATTGATTATCATCCTCAAGCAATTGCCAATTATGCTCGGTGTCGTGCCCCCAGCCAAAGAGCCACTGGCACTTTTGGCTAAGTTGCCTTTTATCATTATGAGCGCCAATCCTTATGTGGCTTTGATTGGTGTCATTGGTTTGCTGATTTTGATTGTTCATACCCGTATTAAGATGCCCATGATTCGTCGCATACCAGCGCCTATTCTGGTAGTGCTCAGTGCCTGCTGGCTTTCGAGCATATTCAAGTTTACTGAGGCGCATGATTACACCTTTATGGGTCAGGTCTTTTCGATTTTGCCCAAAAAGCTTCTGGTGCAAATTCCGACTGATTGTGCCAGCTATTTGAGTTTTCCAGACTTAACTGCTTTTTCCATGCCGCGCTTTTTTCCAGTAGTACTTACCATTGCTCTAGTGCAGGGCATCGAGACAGTGCTTTCGTGCTCCGCTGTAGACAAGCTCGACCCCTTTAAACGCAAAGCCGACCTCAGTCGCGACCTCTCTGCTGTTGGGCTGGGTAGCGCTATATCTGGTGCTATCGGTGGTTTACCCCTGATTGCTGAGATTGTTCGCAGTACAGCCAATATCGCCAATGGTGCCCGGACACGCTATTCCAACTTTTTCCATGGACTGTTTATACTTGTATTTGTCCTGACCAGTGCCAGTATGCTCAACCGCATACCTCTAGCGGCACTGGCTGCCTTGCTTGTCTTTACTGGTTACAGACTGGCCGCCCCGAGAGTCTTTAAGGAGACTCACGAAATCGGCTGGGAACAGACTGTGCTCTTTGTTGGCACTATCGTTGTCACTCTAGCCACAGATTTGCTTATTGGAGTATTCACCGGTGTGGCTCTCAAGCTCTTCTTGCATATCATTCGTGGAGTTAAACCAATCGAGTTGTTCAAGAGCAGGGTCCAAATCGAAAAAACTGGTGATAAACAAGTGGCTGTGCGTATAGTTGGACCGGCGATCTTTTCTAACTATATGTCTATCAAAAAGCAACTGGACTCAATTGAGCCCGGTCAAAAGGTGACTTTTGAGCTTGATCGTATGAGTTTTGTCGATCACACCGTCATGGAGCATTTTCATGACTTCCAAAAAGACTACAAATGTACCCGCGGTACAGTGACTTTTGCTGGGCTTGAATTGCATAAATCTACCTCTCAACACTCGCAAAGTAGCCGCAAACTAGAAAAGGTCTCCTGA
- a CDS encoding response regulator transcription factor produces MAKILVVEDETDLAELVKNWLAKDHHLVESVSNGLDALIRMETNKYDVVLLDMMLPTLDGLEILKRYRKAGGSAGVIMLTARAHVDDKELGLDAGADDYLTKPFQLKELAARVRAVLRRNHVPTQDVLKFRDLVIDPQEFKVLKGESDVHLLPKEFRLLEFFVRHPHQVFSAEDLLSSVWESDTEALLDTVRGHITRLRKKLDSPGEASIIATVYGVGYKLGDG; encoded by the coding sequence ATGGCTAAAATCCTTGTAGTTGAGGACGAAACTGACCTGGCGGAGCTTGTAAAGAACTGGCTTGCCAAGGATCATCATCTCGTGGAATCTGTGTCCAATGGATTGGATGCACTGATTCGTATGGAAACCAATAAGTACGATGTGGTTTTACTGGATATGATGTTGCCCACTCTTGATGGGCTTGAAATCCTCAAACGTTATCGCAAAGCCGGCGGTTCGGCTGGTGTGATTATGCTCACGGCTCGGGCTCATGTGGATGACAAGGAGCTGGGGCTAGATGCTGGAGCCGATGACTATCTCACCAAACCCTTTCAGCTAAAAGAGTTAGCTGCCAGGGTGAGAGCTGTCTTACGGCGCAATCATGTGCCTACTCAAGACGTGCTCAAGTTTAGAGACCTGGTCATAGATCCCCAGGAATTTAAAGTGCTCAAGGGCGAGAGTGATGTGCATCTTTTACCCAAAGAGTTTCGCTTGCTGGAGTTTTTTGTCAGACATCCCCATCAAGTTTTTTCGGCTGAGGACTTGCTTTCTTCGGTGTGGGAATCAGACACTGAAGCTCTGCTTGATACAGTTAGAGGGCACATAACGCGTCTGCGCAAAAAGCTCGATAGTCCTGGTGAAGCCAGCATTATTGCCACTGTATATGGTGTGGGCTACAAGCTTGGTGACGGCTAG
- a CDS encoding sel1 repeat family protein, whose product MAQAKMGARYGSGKGIKQNLALSFKYREMAALQGDEKAALKAGRQAFLGEGIAPDPARAVILYKRAATSYPEACRRLSQIYKNGAKGIAPDPAAAKMWKKKAAALEKAYKEDNSSILDSLGAGN is encoded by the coding sequence ATGGCTCAGGCCAAAATGGGAGCGCGATATGGCAGCGGCAAGGGTATCAAACAAAACCTGGCTCTGTCTTTTAAGTATCGCGAGATGGCCGCTTTGCAGGGAGATGAAAAAGCCGCTCTTAAAGCTGGCAGACAAGCCTTTTTGGGAGAAGGTATTGCGCCAGATCCAGCACGCGCTGTCATTTTGTATAAACGCGCTGCAACTAGCTATCCAGAAGCCTGCCGCAGACTGAGCCAAATCTACAAAAACGGTGCTAAAGGTATCGCCCCCGACCCAGCCGCTGCCAAAATGTGGAAGAAAAAAGCAGCAGCCCTGGAAAAAGCATACAAGGAAGACAATTCAAGCATTTTGGATAGTCTTGGCGCTGGTAACTAG
- a CDS encoding sel1 repeat family protein, giving the protein MKNSTPTKVQLCGSLALLLGVTTGLYLTPCFAQNNFSFTPKNKKPDKLSPELKAALVFYKNRNYHEASKRLEILAQQGDAVAARYLGSMYEDGLTGKQDLIRAEHWLRKAALKNDVEAQLKLAGVISFRTQENTEKPPTKSTTG; this is encoded by the coding sequence TTGAAAAATTCTACTCCCACAAAAGTCCAGCTCTGTGGCAGTCTCGCCTTACTTCTTGGAGTCACAACCGGGCTTTATTTGACACCTTGTTTTGCTCAAAATAATTTCTCATTTACCCCTAAAAACAAAAAACCGGACAAATTATCTCCCGAGTTAAAAGCTGCCCTGGTTTTTTATAAAAATCGCAATTATCACGAAGCCAGCAAAAGATTAGAAATACTGGCTCAACAAGGTGATGCCGTTGCTGCACGCTATCTAGGCTCTATGTACGAAGATGGTCTGACTGGTAAACAAGACCTAATTAGAGCCGAACACTGGCTGCGCAAAGCTGCACTAAAAAACGATGTAGAAGCACAACTAAAGTTAGCTGGTGTAATTAGCTTTCGCACTCAAGAAAACACCGAAAAGCCTCCAACGAAATCAACTACTGGCTAA
- a CDS encoding VWA domain-containing protein, with amino-acid sequence MHSFNQKRHTRHSRLARGQAISMAALVVAVFFIGMLGCVGFELGRVMIARDQLRTATEAAALAATAALTTEDTGDGNRLHDLATQEALQIFKVNDVMSGALTNAVESNAPNPGSRECFISFKFLDPSNNNAEVPRGDKRGRRIQIAANYGLPSMFGSIVGISAAPFPLNAVATGGANPLDVSMTFDMSSSMDFATPVTYVRRTCNEADPAATNRYQIAVRGVPLEGRLDRVPTAQLGCALPPQQLAGDFSAVMRGRTEAGSCGGPGVGFPNQYSDLVVNIDGNDHFGGISADGFDFPDLTTLVEASRGNLENAGVFQSSRANVSLGGAVAPRAGYREKYLELARKQVHPLNEAKEAAISFFTILNNSTDARFGLVCFDHEIASAPDGHFVMPRVSNSYPQAGTEQFDFAHYTPELVNTNFNDIVGKLPTLTVRGATALFKAFNAAGQDALTLGRPNSRKAVILFTDGFDTVDHDPSICQDTATRCKNKGVRLYCVGLSINPSDVTAQRTALTNLSDMVGNGSKTFVVTDPDQLRSVFSNIARELVQLVE; translated from the coding sequence ATGCATTCTTTCAATCAAAAAAGGCACACCAGACATAGTCGCCTGGCCAGGGGACAAGCCATTTCGATGGCGGCCCTTGTCGTCGCTGTGTTTTTTATCGGCATGCTTGGTTGTGTTGGCTTTGAGTTGGGTCGAGTGATGATTGCCCGGGATCAGTTGCGCACAGCCACTGAGGCTGCTGCCCTTGCTGCTACCGCCGCGTTGACCACCGAAGATACTGGTGACGGTAATCGCTTGCATGACCTGGCTACCCAGGAAGCGCTGCAAATTTTTAAAGTCAATGATGTCATGTCTGGCGCTCTCACCAATGCCGTCGAGTCAAATGCTCCTAATCCCGGCTCCCGTGAGTGCTTTATATCATTCAAATTTTTGGACCCATCTAATAACAATGCTGAAGTACCCAGAGGCGATAAGCGCGGCAGACGTATCCAAATAGCAGCCAATTATGGCTTGCCCAGTATGTTTGGCTCGATAGTGGGCATCAGCGCTGCCCCTTTTCCTCTTAATGCTGTGGCTACTGGTGGTGCCAATCCGCTTGATGTGAGTATGACTTTTGACATGTCTTCTTCGATGGACTTTGCTACGCCTGTGACTTATGTCCGCCGCACTTGCAATGAAGCTGATCCGGCTGCTACCAATCGCTATCAAATAGCTGTCCGTGGCGTCCCATTGGAAGGACGCCTTGACCGTGTGCCCACCGCGCAGCTCGGCTGTGCTCTGCCGCCGCAGCAACTAGCTGGTGATTTTAGTGCCGTTATGCGTGGACGTACCGAAGCTGGTAGTTGTGGCGGACCTGGTGTTGGTTTCCCTAACCAATATAGCGACCTGGTCGTCAATATCGATGGCAACGATCATTTTGGCGGTATTTCTGCTGACGGTTTTGACTTCCCCGATCTGACCACGCTTGTTGAAGCCAGTCGCGGCAACCTCGAGAACGCTGGTGTGTTTCAATCTAGCCGAGCCAATGTCAGCCTCGGTGGTGCTGTGGCTCCCCGAGCCGGTTATCGTGAAAAATATCTGGAGTTGGCGCGCAAACAAGTGCACCCTCTCAACGAAGCTAAAGAAGCTGCCATTTCGTTTTTCACCATTCTAAATAACAGCACTGATGCCCGCTTTGGTCTGGTTTGCTTTGACCATGAGATTGCTAGCGCGCCGGACGGGCATTTTGTCATGCCTCGTGTATCAAACAGTTATCCCCAGGCTGGCACTGAGCAGTTTGACTTTGCTCACTACACTCCAGAGCTGGTTAACACCAATTTTAATGATATCGTCGGCAAGTTGCCCACGCTCACGGTGAGAGGTGCCACAGCACTATTCAAGGCTTTTAATGCGGCTGGTCAGGATGCCCTGACACTCGGCAGACCTAACAGCCGCAAAGCTGTCATCCTCTTTACCGATGGCTTTGATACTGTTGATCATGACCCTTCTATTTGTCAGGACACGGCTACGCGTTGCAAAAACAAGGGCGTGAGACTTTACTGTGTTGGTCTTTCTATCAATCCTTCTGATGTGACAGCCCAGCGCACTGCTTTGACCAATCTATCTGATATGGTTGGTAACGGCAGTAAGACTTTTGTAGTGACTGACCCAGATCAGCTCAGAAGTGTATTCAGCAATATCGCCAGAGAGCTTGTGCAACTGGTAGAGTAA
- a CDS encoding tetratricopeptide repeat protein yields MFLLTGLIAGSPVIAAPTQQSKAALRQADLLIAKNNYRQAIEQLNWAIRADPSSAEAYCKRGRAYFLLEEIDDSVRDLDRAIKLKPSLAEAHFERARVFGEVGQVAIALKQSDKAIALAGKATPYTWYQDRAAWFMQQGEIASALLAYDKALLINPSDSWLHYFRAAAYFKVARYKDALMDLSKISSADTGVLARVLDLRASCYDKLGQPDLAKTARKAAEANVKRQLIDIEPEK; encoded by the coding sequence GTGTTTTTGCTAACTGGCTTAATTGCTGGCTCTCCGGTGATTGCTGCGCCGACCCAACAGTCAAAAGCAGCCTTAAGACAAGCAGATCTCTTAATTGCCAAAAACAATTATCGCCAGGCAATTGAGCAATTAAATTGGGCTATCAGAGCCGATCCTAGTTCAGCCGAAGCCTACTGCAAAAGAGGCAGGGCCTATTTTTTGCTGGAAGAAATTGACGACAGTGTGCGTGACCTGGACCGAGCCATAAAGCTCAAGCCATCTCTTGCTGAGGCGCATTTTGAGAGGGCCAGGGTTTTTGGTGAAGTCGGTCAGGTAGCTATTGCTTTAAAACAATCGGACAAAGCCATTGCCTTAGCCGGTAAAGCTACTCCTTATACCTGGTACCAGGATAGAGCGGCCTGGTTTATGCAGCAAGGTGAGATTGCAAGCGCATTGCTGGCTTATGACAAGGCTTTGCTAATCAATCCCAGTGATAGCTGGCTGCATTATTTTAGAGCCGCAGCTTATTTTAAGGTGGCTCGGTATAAAGATGCCCTGATGGACTTAAGTAAAATCAGCAGTGCCGATACTGGTGTCCTGGCACGGGTACTGGATTTGCGCGCCAGCTGTTATGACAAGCTGGGACAGCCGGATTTGGCTAAGACTGCACGCAAAGCTGCTGAAGCCAATGTCAAAAGGCAGCTCATTGACATTGAACCGGAGAAATGA